The stretch of DNA GATTTTAAAAATCCAGTAATTGCAGCATCAGGAACTTTTGGCTTTGGATCAGAATATAATAATTTCTATGATGTAGGTATTCTTGGTGGTATATCATCAAAGGGGCTTACTCTAAACCCTAAAGATGGAAATGAAGGGATAAGAGTTTATGAAACACCATCAGGAATGATGAATTCTGTAGGTCTTCAAAATCCAGGGATAGATAAATTTATAAAAGAAGAACTTCCAAGGATGAAAAAAATAGGAACAAATATAATAGCAAATGTTGGTGGAGGCTGTATAGAAGACTATGAAAAGGCAGTAGATAAGTTAAGAGGTCAAGATATAGATATGCTAGAATTAAATATATCATGTCCTAATGTAAAATCAGGAGGAATGGCCTTTGGAATAAAATCAGATGTGGCTTTTGAAATAGTTTCTAAAATAAAAAAGATATCAGATAAACCACTTATGGTTAAACTTTCTCCAAATGCTGAAGATATAGTAGACATGGCTATTAAGTGTGAAAAAGCAGGAGCAGATTCTATATCATTGATAAATACATTAAAAGGACTTGCTATTGACCCTTATAACAGAAAGCCTGTATTTAATAATACTTATGCAGGTATTTCAGGTCCTGCAGTTAAACCTATAGCTTTAAGAATGGTTCATGAAGTAGCTAAGAGGGTAGAAATACCAGTAATAGGCTTAGGTGGTATAAGCAATGGAATTGATGCTATAGAATTTATGATGGCAGGAGCTTCAGCTATACAAATAGGAACAGTAAACTTTACAAATCCTATGGCAGGAAAAGAAATCATAGAAGAAATGGAAAATTTCTGTAAGTCACAAGGGATAAAAGATATTAAGGAAATAATAGGATGTATTAAATAATTTAATACAACTATCGATTATGTGCTTTAGCAATAAGATAAGATTCGGTTTTAACTTAGGGGAGTAATTTTAAAATTACAAAATTAATAAAAATGGGCAAAAGATTTTGCCCATTTTTATTATTTAAACATTAATATAAAAAAACTTTATATTAATGTTTAAATAATGTACAATATACTTATAGAAAATCACTATTATTTTAATAATATAGACACTATATAATGAATAATATGATTTCATTATTGGGGGAGGAATAAGAGTGAAAATTAAAAGGACAACTATAGGTTTTGCGCTGTTATCAGTATTATTGGTAATTGCAATTTTTATTACTGTATATTTTATAATTGGAGATAAATCACGAGAAATAAAAACAGCAAAGAATTTTATTAAAACTCTTCAAAATGTAAATGCTATTGATAGTACTGTAAAAATAGAGAATATGGAGTATAAACCACTTAAGGCAGAGGGGAATAATAATCCTAAAATTAAATATACCATAATTACAGAAAATTATGGGGTGGATTTGGACAAAGATTATAATGTAATAGGATTTTCTAAAAAGGAAGCAGATATTAGCGATAAATCAATATTAATAGAAGAAGAAAAGGCTGTAGAATTAGCTGAAAGATATATTAAATCTATTTCTAACGAAGAAATTAAATTTAAAGAGTTAAGAAAATTAGATGTAGATATGGCTCAATTTTACACTGTTGTATTTTACAAGTGTAAAGAAGGATATCCTTATTATGATTATGAGGTAGTAGCTAAAATAAATAAGATAACTGGAGAATTAGATGGATATTCAAATGCTACATTAGAAGAAATAAAACACTTTTCAAAGATTAATATAGAAAGTAATAAAGCTAAAGAGATAGTATATAATTATTTTTCTAAACTAGATTGTAGAGCGAGTATAAATAGTGATCCATTAATAGCATATGTGAAAGTAAAAGACAATGAAATTAAATTAGCGTATATATTTATAGCTGATACGAAGAATAAAGATGGGATTATTCAAAAACATAAGATTTTTGTAAGCACAGACACAGGAGAAGTAATAGGTATAAACAGTGAAGGGATAGATAAACCT from Clostridium chauvoei encodes:
- a CDS encoding dihydroorotate dehydrogenase gives rise to the protein MLKVNINGLDFKNPVIAASGTFGFGSEYNNFYDVGILGGISSKGLTLNPKDGNEGIRVYETPSGMMNSVGLQNPGIDKFIKEELPRMKKIGTNIIANVGGGCIEDYEKAVDKLRGQDIDMLELNISCPNVKSGGMAFGIKSDVAFEIVSKIKKISDKPLMVKLSPNAEDIVDMAIKCEKAGADSISLINTLKGLAIDPYNRKPVFNNTYAGISGPAVKPIALRMVHEVAKRVEIPVIGLGGISNGIDAIEFMMAGASAIQIGTVNFTNPMAGKEIIEEMENFCKSQGIKDIKEIIGCIK